From the genome of Melopsittacus undulatus isolate bMelUnd1 chromosome 18, bMelUnd1.mat.Z, whole genome shotgun sequence:
CGCACCCTTGACACCTTCCTCTTGCACCCTTGGCCTTTTGGGGGATAGAGGCTGCTTTACTCCATGGTGCATGCAGAGGATACCAGGGATGCTGCCTGCATCCCGCATCCCGCGGTACCCCTCCCGCTCATCCCTCTCCCCATTGCCATGAGCAGTGCTTTTATCTCTTGGGGAGGTACAAATGGAGCTGTCAGATGCCATCAGCCCCACGATATGACAGGTTGCGGGAGCCGGGGCCCCTCGAACAGAGCAGCCTTGTCTGTCAGAGCCGCCTGACACTCCCCATAATGGCCAGATGGATGAGACTCTGAAAGTAGGACCCGGCGCGTTTTCAACTCTATTTTGGGTGAAAACACTTCTTGAAAGATCTTGAAAGGAGCTGGCACTTGAGGAGTTCAAATGATTAATGAGCACTGGCTCTGCCGGGTGCATTTCTCGCTCCAtgccagcagctgggctgcTCCAGCCGGCCAAGACACGCTGCAtccccccctttccctgctccccccccccctcaaaGCCCAGAattccccccccttttccctgcttttcccgGAAATGACACCAACGCGACAGGCTCCGCATATGGAAAAAGTTATATATAAATGACTGGTGAAAGAGGCCTCGTTGAGCGGAGCGAGTTAAAGATGTTTATGGATTCAGGAACATGGGCCTGCAGATGTATTTAGGGATGACAAATGTGATTCAATAAGTCAGGAATTTCTCCGTGGGCCGAGGCGGGACCCACGGCGCAGGCTCTGCTCAGGGCTCAGCCACACCAGTGCCATAAATCCTGCAGACAGGCTCCCTTTTGCTTCCCAGGCTGCTCAATGTTGAGTTTTAGGGTGGTTTCCACCCCTATATTAGACCAAGTTGCTGTATCTCCTGTGCTGTTGCATGCATGGACCCATGGGAAAACCCAATGGATGCTCCATATGGGGTTGTGCTGTCACCACATGCACATCCCATTGGAGCTATGTGGCTGTCAGTGGGTGATTAAGGACCAGTAGCCCCCCAAATGGCAGTCTGGGGATGGTTTGACCTGGTGCTCAATGAGATACCTCTGCAAGCCCCTTTGTGGAGGCAGCTGAGTggtctcatagagccccatggGGTAGGGACACACATGTCCCCCATCCAAACTGCCCCTTGTTCCCACTTGCTTGGGGTGCACGATGGTGGGGACCACAATGAACTAATGCAAGAAAGCCCTAAATGGAATTCCAGATGCTGGGTTGCAGGCCAGGCAAGGATGCCAGGTCCCAGGGAGGGCTACTGGATCCATAGCAGGGATGCTGAGTCCATGGCAGGGATACCAGATCCATAGCAGGGATGCTGGATCCACGGCAGGGATGCCAGGTCCCATGGAGGGATGATGGCTCCATGGTGGGAATGCCACATCCATGTAGGGGTGATGGCTCCAGGCAGGGATGCCAGGTCCATGACAGGGATGCCGGATCCATAGTGGGGATGCTGGGTCctgtgcagggatgctggattTGGGCTGACAACCCCCAGTGGACCTGCAGCCCCTCAGCTCCCCCCATCCTgcctctctatggggctcatAGGGAAATGCCTTTGGGGGGGTTAGTGTCCGGCCAGGCTTTGGATCGAGGGCCACATTCCTTTGTCCTGATTGGATTCGTTAGGAGCGTTTGGCCTGGACACAGGCAGCTAATGAGAGAGGGAGTTTATTGCAGTTTGATTCTTCTGTTAAAACAATACAAGCAACACGATGCCCTTGGAAATGTGGTCTGTGTTTGTACATAGTGGATTTATGGCTCCGGAGCCTTCCAGAGAGACGCAGCCTTTCATTCCCTTCCTTATTGGAACAGCTCAGATTGCAGAGTTTAAAGGGCTCTGGAGTTGTGATTTATTTGAAGGGAGAAACGAGGGAAATCCAACTGTCTGTTCCCTGGCTCGGATCATCCCATAGCATCCCGGCCAAGGGGACGGATCTGCACCTCCTCCATGgatatttcccccccccccattcccattgcttACATTATCCAGCTCTAAATATATCACTGAGACAGGGCTGACTCCTGACCTGGGCTTCAGCACCTCGCTGAGGCTTTCCCAGCCCTTCCCGGAATCCCACACATAAATCACCCTCCCGGAGCCCTTTCCAAGCTCCTCAGATTGGGACCTGCTGCTTTGATCCCAAGCAGAGATCAGGCCAGAGACGTTGTTTTGATCTCTGGGATCGGGTGATAAATCCACGCCATAGGTCCCTGCTTCCTTTCCTCATTCCCAACTGGAGCATCCCCACGATGGCTCAGTACTCACTGCTGCCATGGTGCATCCCGGCACAACCCCAATTCCCACCAGCAGGAACAGGGTGAGACTGTTCCTTGGGCTCTTTGTAATGCATTTAATGCAAAACCCCTGCTAACCAGTTTGGATCCCACCAGGAGCATCCatccttccctgtgctgctgggaggagatttcccttctcctcctctgtgaTTCTCCTCTATGGGGCAGATGAAGAACGGGAAGGAACAATCCAGCTCCATCCAAAACAGCCCTTGTTTTCCATGGGGTGTTCTCTCCCCCTGCTCTatttgcttcccctcctctgcccTACTGATGTGAGTGTTAATTCTCACTCATGTTTTGGGTAAATCCACTTTCTTTCCCGGGATGAATTGTGGTTTCCAATAGTTTTCCTTTAGAAACCAGCGTCGGGAGGCTGGAAACAGCCCTCCTTTATTTACTGGATGACCTGGAATACCAGCACCCGGCCACGGGGCTGGCATCTGCAAGGTGATGGGGAACACATAGAGAAGCCTTGGGGTGAGCACCACTGGCTCCCATTGGGATCATTCCCTGAGGACAAACCCCCTTATTCCTGAGGTTAGCAATGAgcaagaggatggagaggagaacgCTGCTGCAATGCCCTGTGTTGTAACCCGCTCCCAAAAGCCTCTTCCCAAGGGGTTGTTCCACCATGGGATGTGTCACAGGAATTCCTGGGGTGTGGAATCAGGACCCTCCATGgctggggtgggcagggggCAAAGGAAAGGTCCCTTTACAGCGAGCACATGGGAGCAGtttcctccttcccagctcGGGACTGTCAGGGGATGATTTATGGCCACCGCTGCAGAAGTGCTGTGATTGCCAAGTGCTGCATTGTTAGCGCTGACATGGAATGAGCCCGGACATACTTGGACACAATCCTGCTCCATAATGTGCAAATAACATCGGATGGACTTCATCTGTGGAGCATTCCCCCCCTGCACAGGCCCTCTCCccactttctttccctttcaaagccatggCACAGTGACCGGAGcatcctgcagcccatggattCCCCTCATTGGGCTTAGATGCTCTCTTAGGTCTCAGCTAAGGAgcagttttctctcttctccccacCAAAACATCAACTTCTAATGCACTTTCATTGCAGTCATGCACTGGAATCCAgtcccctgctgctgctgctgtgctccaggaggagctgcagcGGTTACTGGGAATTCTGGGGTTCCAGCAGATGATTTTAGGTCTCCCCCTGCCAATACATGGAGCTGGCACCATAGCACCCAGAGCAGaaatggggatggaggtggaGATGAGGACAGGGACAGATAGAACTAGGGATGGAACAAAGACAGGGATACGGGTGGGATGGAAATGGAGATGGGAAtagcaatgggaatggggacagggatagggatgggatggaaatggggatggagatggggatgggaattgGGACAGGGATAGGGGTGGGATGGAAatgaggatggagatggggatgggaattgGGACAGGGATAGGGGTGGGATGGAAatgaggatggagatggggatgggaatgggaacagggatagggatgggatggaaatggggatggagatggaagtggggatgggatggaagtGGGGATAGAGATGGGACAGGGCAGGACTGGTGAGCAAGAGCTCCCCACCCCACCGCTCCGGCTGCACACGAGGTAACCTTAAACGCCAGAGCTGGAAGCGCGGGGACAGAGTTTTTCCACCCCTATTCACAACTGTCAGGCAGTGATTAATGGCCAACAGGCTCAGAATTGCCTTTATTGCCAGCCGGGCATTGTTCCTCCTGACAGCTAATGAGGTTAGACAGACTTTACACAGCCCTTACTCCATCCCTGCGGGCTCCGGTGCCTGGGGGGGGCGGACAGaccccctctgctccccagcacatcccatgGGGCTGCCACATCCCTACCCCAGATCCATCCCATCGGGACCATGGAGCAGCAGCGGGCAGGATAGGAGGCTTCAAACCCTCCATCTACTCCATGGTAAAAGCCAAGAGGTGTTTTATACCTATGGGGGGAATGGGGCAATAAAGCATTTGTTCATACAGCAAAGCCCACTCTGTTAAACCAGAGCAGCCACACGAACACCAAGGAACATTCCCGGCCCTGGCTCCAGGAATAATGatttttggggtcttttttcctcttttttctgttttttccaggATTATTACCAATAATATTTACCTTTGTGCACATTCACATCTTGATGCTGTTACACACGTGGCCGCAGCTGGTTTCCCGGTCAGGGTAATGATGTTCCGAGGCAACAGCTCTGTTTGCGAGCCAGAACACCCCCCGTGTAAAACCCTATTACTTTCCAATCTGAGATGAACTCattctgctgcagctcagagcaaTTTCCTCGTTTACCCTTATTAAAGGGAGCAGGGGCTGAGTGGAGGCCTGTGATTTATGAAACACATACCAGCTCCATTGAAACCTATACAGATTTAATACGTTTTATCCAGGCTTTAAATCCGGGTGAGTGTTTGGATACAAACCCCCCTAAAACTAACCCGGGTGTATTTCATCTCTGGTGCCTTTTCACACTTATTTAAGAGCTGTAAAACTCAGATTGACAAATACCATGGGTATTTCATGCCTTCTTTCTAAGGGGTGCTGAATCCCCCTGATGGGTTTGTTAGGGAGAACCCTCAGAGATCTATCAAAGAGCAAATTATTCTCTTTTACTGGAGTTTTGTATGTTTTACCCATtgtttttaagccacttttaacATATAGAGGTGAGGATTTAATGTGTTTTTGCCTCGGCTGTCACTTTTCTCCTTGTTATCTCTGTGTTTAACCAAACAAGGTCCCataaggggtggggggggggggctctcATTGACCAAACAAGATCCCATAAGGGGTTAGGGGGGGTCAGGGTGATGGGGCGCTCAATGCCCCCCCCACCAAGCCAAGCCGGGTCTCGAACCCGCAGCCTCCCGACTCCCTCTCCTCCACCGCCCCCTGGCGGAGCGGAAGGCGCTGTCGCGCTGTGATGACGTCAGCGCGGCGCCGCGCCGGGGCCGGTGCCGCTGAGGGGGCCGGTACCGAGCGGGCATGGCCCAGCTGGGCGCCATCGCGGCGCTGTCCCTCAGCTTCCTCGCCGCCGCCTTCCTCTCGGCCATCCATAAGATCGAAGAGGGGCACATCGGGGTCTATTACCGGTGAGCCGAGCCCCgaaccttcccccccccccccccggttctCCGGGCCCGTCGCAGGCCGGCCCCTCACGGGCTCTGTGTTCCGTTCCACAGCGGCGGAGCGCTGCTGACCTCCACCAGCGGGCCCGGGTTCCACCTCATGCTGCCCTTCATCACGTCCTACAAGTCAGtgcaggtgctgctggggcCGTGGGGTCGGGATGGGGGACGAGGGGGGGTTATGGTGGTGAATGACTGTGGCCCGGGGCTGTCGGGAGCGGCCCTGAATGAGGAGCTGGGCCCGGTTCTTCTCCGGGGGGATTGAAGGGGGATATGGGCAAAACGCTGCTCTGTGTGTGGATAGAGTGGGAAATACGAAGCTTCTTTCCTTAAACCTCTCTTCAGACCACGCTGCAGACGGATGAGGTGAAGAACGTTCCTTGTGGCACCAGGTGAGATGTTATTGGGAGAACCTTTGGATCCTCTccctgttttcctccctgataGCTCCAGCATGCTTTAAAACGTGTAGGTTCGTTTGCAGGGGCTGGGTTCCCATTACCCCTCTCCTATAACCGGAACCAGTGGTGAGCTCCGGGTGCTGGGGTGGGTGATGCAGCCCCATCCTCAGGCGCTGCCTTTTCCATGGGGTACACTCGGGATCCTCCCGTTTGTGTGGTGACCCCCGGGCTCTGGAGCCGCTGCGGCTGCCAGGCTCAGCCCGCTAGAGGGGGGTGTccccctctgctccagcccagcGTCCTGCTCTGCTCACGGCATTGCCTTCCCTTCGCAGTGGAGGGGTGATGATTTACTTCGACAGGATCGAGGTGGTGAACTTCCTCATCCAGAGCGCAGGTGAGCTCGGCCCCTGTGACCCTGCTTGTGGGGCcggtgggaggggagggggagaggtTGTGCTGTGGCCTCAATATAAAAAGGCCATGGAACTGTTGGgacaaggccagaggaggccatgaaggtGATATGggctcctgtatgaagataggctgaggaagttggggttgttcaacctggagacccatagcagcttccagtatctgaaggaggccacagggatgctggggagggactcttcattagggactgtagtgataggacaaggggtaatgggttcaaactgaaataggggaagtttagattggtataaggaagaagttctttactgtgagggtgatgaggcactggaatgggttacccagggaggctgtgaatgctccatccctggcagtgttcaaggccaggttgcacagagccctgggtggcatggtttagtgtggagtatccctgcccatggcagggggttggaactgggtgatctcaaggttctttccaacccaaactattctgtgatttggaGCTGGTATTCCCCCCGTGTACCTTGTAACGCCCAGGACTTCCTGGGTGTGAGCCTAAAACCAGCTCTCCcacatgttttgtttcttgcacATACTTGTTCTGCACTGCCACTTGCTTCGCTAGAGCCCAAATGCCATCCAGGTACCAGTGGTTGTATTGTTACATCCTCGCTGGGCTTTATGCTTCAGTGAAGAACTGATTTGAACAAGGTGTGCAAGAGGTGGGGGAGAGAAGGGTGTTTGGGAGCAAAAAACTGCCTCTGCAGCCCAAGAAGAATGACCTGTGCAGTCTTTTTCCCCAGATTCACTGGTTTTTAGCCAATCCCATTGGTTACAGGAGCATTGGTTTGCAGAGCAGGTGACAGAACACTGGTCAGGGTGTTCTGAAACAGTTGAGCAATAGAGAAAACTCCCCTTTGTTCAcaaagtgtgtgtttgtggtgCCACCTTCTCTTGGGGTTGGATTCCTCACTTCAGGTGGGCACTCCTGAAGCAAGTGCTCAGCCCAACCTGAAGCAtccccccagcccagctctgaacAGGGGTTTCTTCTTTTGCAGTGTACGACATAGTGAAGAACTACACTGCTGACTATGACAAAGCTCTCATCTTCAATAAGATTCACCATGAGCTGAACCAGTTCTGCAGTGTCCACACGCTGCAGGAGGTCTACATTGAGCTGTTTGGTGAGCTGCCCCTTCTCTGTTGATGCAGAGCTCCTTACCCCAAGCTGATGGGCTTTTTACCTGTGAATCCAGTATCTGCCCTGGTTGGAATCAGGATAGTTAACTACCTACCATCATTTCCTCCTTGTCACTCCTGCTTCAGTGTGTTGTAACAAGAACCATCCAAACCCAAACCTGCCAGTAGCAGCGGAGGGCTTTAGGAAAGGGAGCACTAATTCTGTGGTGTTATTTGTGTGTTTAGCAAACATGACTTGCTGAATCAGTCACAGGTTTTGCTTATCCAgatggaaaagctgtttttctcctctttgctgCTGTAAAAAGTCTGAGCAAGCACTCCTTGGCCTTTGGGTTTGATTAGCTTTGTGTCATGcctgtggctgcagtgcctggtgctgggaaacaggaTGACTTGGCAAGAGCCTGCTGACCTTCCTCCTTGGCTTCAGGCAGCGCAGACACCAGGAGAGCACATTGGGAAAGAGCCTGAAGTTGTGGTTTCTTAGCAGAAACCGACCAGTTGGTGCCAGTGCTGAGTGTTTTGTTTATGGCTTTGGACTGGCAAGAAACCCCTTCCAGTGTTTCAGCACTACAGCAGTGCTGACTGCAGGCAGAAATGTAGCTGGGAATGGGTTTGGACCCCAAATGGACAGAATTTGTGCCTGGAAGCACACAGGCTGTTCACAAACTCCTGTTCTCTGTTCACACTGGGCTTTCCAAGAAGCCTGACTTTCTGCTTCCTCATGTGCTGCCGCACAAGATGCAGAACCAGGGCTCGGTTCCCCTCCAGGTCCTTTATGGGGCTGCTTTGCCAATGGAATCTCCAGATGTTGGCAGCTGCTGACGACAACTGCTTGAAACGGCCTCAAAGCAACTGCTTTGCACAGAAGGAACTTGTATAAACTCCTGTGTAACTCTTTGTGTGAACTCAATGTGTTCTGGATTGGCTCTGAAGTGGGGCACAGCCCATTCATGTCATTCTCTGCCCCCACATCTGCAAGCAGGTGCAGGAAACTGATAACAGCTGCTTCCTAAACTGGCTGAGCCCCATTGTGAGGGCGAGTTCCAGATAAAGCTAAACTGGGACCAAAGCAAATAATCAAGGAGTGAGATGTGATCACTTTCTCAAGGCCattacattttgatttttccctttgcaCTTCTCAGCAGGCCCCAACACTGCTGTCCTTAGAGCTTTCCACTGAAGCAGGGCTTtggtttgtgtttccttttgaaGTTTCTCAGCTATGCTCGAGTTAACTGTGTCCATTGAGCCAAACAGAGGTTATGGAGATTTCTTTGCAGCCTATTGAAATAACCAGTGCAGCCAGTTCATGTTTCTGCCTTTGCATGTGCTTTGTCTCCTGCTGGCACAGATGCAGTTCCTCATCAGTCACCGTTTAGCTGGGAAGATACCAATGGGGAAGTGGGTTAGAGCACAGATTCTCTATCATAATGATGAGACTTCTAGCTCAGAAAGATTCCAGCTGTGGTTTATGGGGAACTGGAAAGAGTTTCACTTTGTCTCCTGTGGTCTGTCCCAAGTGTTTGGTGCTGCTCCGTGCTGCCTGACCTGCTGAGAGAGATGGGAACCTGTCTCTGGGACAGGGATGGTTGTTCTCTACCCACCACTTCTGCATCAAACCTACATGGGTACTTACCGTCCAGGAATAAGAAATCTGAGCCCTTCCAGCCAGCTCTATGTGTTGACAGCAAGCTGCCTTGTGGGACTTGTAGTTacctgttttttctccccaaTCAGATCAGATTGATGAAAACCTTAAACTGGCCTTGCAGCAAGACCTAACTACAATGGCCCCTGGATTAATTATACAGGTAATTCATTATACAGTCCTACTTTGAGATGTCTAAGGTGTGTATTGCAAGGAGgggtaaaaagaaaggaaaaggggctaaaaggaaatagaaaactgTGAAGGAATGAGAACCGTATCCTTTCCATCTCCTCTCAGCTTTGATGTGTTGGTTTTCTGTTGGTGGTACTCTGGGTACTGCTTTACCCACATTATTGTCTCCTTTCACAGCAGGAGATCATCAAGTCCTGCTTTTGCTCTGTGGGCTTTGGACCTGGTCATAGTCTCTGCAGCATTGTGTGACAGAGCATGCCCCCAGCATCAGCTCCCCCatgctctgcagcctcagggGCCATTTGGCTTTTGATTGTTGGCTGCTTGCCTATGTTTTCTTTGGTTCTCCCTTTCCAGGCAGTTCGAGTTACAAAGCCAAACATCCCTGAAACAATCCGGAGGAATTACGAGCTCATGTAAGTGCCTGAGACTTGCACCTTTGTGTTAGCAAAAAGAATCGCTCATCCAGATTAATGTGTTTTCACAGCAAGCAGTGATCAGTGTGCCCTCTGCCAGGCCTGCTCCCAGCCTCGTGCTGCCTGCAGAAAgggcctggggaggctgcagcagacAAGCACGTGTCTGTCACTGCTGAGTTAGAAACTGTTTCTCCCTTTTGAGCACTTGAGCACAGCAATTCGTTGCCCACAGTCTCCTTCCTCTTGACACTGGCCCTGTTTTAAAGAGGCCTCTGAGAGCATGGGAGTGAGTGGCAGGTGGAGAGAGTCCACCACTAATCCTGTTGTTTGTCTGGGATGGAGAAACTGTTGATTCAACAGGCTGAAGCTTTG
Proteins encoded in this window:
- the ERLIN2 gene encoding erlin-2; amino-acid sequence: MAQLGAIAALSLSFLAAAFLSAIHKIEEGHIGVYYRGGALLTSTSGPGFHLMLPFITSYKSVQTTLQTDEVKNVPCGTSGGVMIYFDRIEVVNFLIQSAVYDIVKNYTADYDKALIFNKIHHELNQFCSVHTLQEVYIELFDQIDENLKLALQQDLTTMAPGLIIQAVRVTKPNIPETIRRNYELMESEKTKLLIAAQKQKVVEKEAETERKKALIEAEKIAQVAEITYGQKVMEKETEKRISEIEDAAFLAREKARADAECYTAMKVAEANKLKLTPEYLQLMKYKAIAANSKIYFGKDIPNMFMDYAGSQTKFAEGLAEGIQEEDGVGTNEDSKLLHNVN